Proteins co-encoded in one Xiphophorus hellerii strain 12219 chromosome 10, Xiphophorus_hellerii-4.1, whole genome shotgun sequence genomic window:
- the LOC116727032 gene encoding glucose-6-phosphatase-like, with protein MDILHSWGVELTSHLQTRYSRYEGLFSLASAVADLHTTFFCLFPVWFYMRKDTGVRLIWVAVIGDWLNLVLKWVLSGERPYWWVHETQFYGAGKAPSLQQFPITCETGPGSPSGHAMGVAGVWYVMVTALLSIAKEKQCPSLLYSLLQIGLWTLMVVVVLIVCMSRVFMAAHFPHQVVEGVITGIVVAGMVSKKKWIYSASMSKYLFITLFLTFFAIGFYLLLKIVGVDLLWTLDKAQKWCIKPEWIHLDTTPFASLLRNMGSLFGLGLGLHSPFYHGVKKNVNAGFKMGCIMTSLFLLHLLDGWTFSSDNHMTFYILSFGKSAFALLIPTTLIPWALCRICKGLELDKNL; from the exons ATGGATATCCTTCACAGCTGGGGGGTTGAGCTGACCAGTCATCTACAGACCAGATACAGCAGGTACGAGGGTCTGTTTAGCCTTGCCTCTGCCGTGGCCGATCTGCACACCACGTTCTTCTGCCTGTTTCCTGTGTGGTTCTACATGCGCAAGGACACAGGGGTCAGGCTAATCTGGGTGGCTGTCATTGGAGACTGGCTCAATTTAGTGCTGAAATG GGTTCTTTCCGGAGAGAGGCCGTACTGGTGGGTTCATGAAACCCAGTTTTACGGAGCAGGAAAGGCCCCATCGTTGCAGCAGTTTCCTATCACATGTGAAACTGGACCAG GAAGCCCTTCGGGTCATGCTATGGGTGTAGCTGGTGTCTGGTATGTGATGGTCACCGCTCTGCTTTcaattgcaaaagaaaaacaatgcccCTCTTTATTATACAG CTTGCTGCAGATCGGCTTGTGGACCTTAATGGTTGTGGTGGTGCTGATCGTCTGCATGTCCAGGGTTTTCATGGCGGCTCACTTCCCACATCAAGTTGTTGAGGGAGTCATCACAG GCATAGTGGTTGCTGGTATGGTTTCCAAGAAGAAGTGGATTTACAGTGCCAGCATGAGCAAATACCTCTTCATCACCCTTTTCTTGACTTTCTTCGCTATTGGCTTCTACCTGCTGCTTAAAATTGTAGGAGTGGACCTGCTTTGGACCCTAGACAAAGCCCAGAAATGGTGCATCAAGCCAGAGTGGATCCACCTGGACACCACACCCTTTGCCAGCCTCCTACGCAACATGGGTAGTCTGTTTGGTCTTGGACTGGGACTGCACTCTCCCTTCTACCATGGGGTCAAGAAGAACGTAAATGCTGGTTTCAAGATGGGGTGCATTATGACCTCCTTGTTCTTGCTTCATCTCCTGGATGGGTGGACCTTTTCCTCGGACAACCACATGACTTTCTATATCCTATCTTTTGGTAAGAGTGCTTTTGCACTTTTAATCCCAACTACCTTAATTCCTTGGGCTCTTTGTAGGATTTGCAAAGGATTGGAGTTGGATAAGAACTTGTGA